In one window of Anaerolineae bacterium DNA:
- a CDS encoding MBL fold metallo-hydrolase — translation MKITIIYDNTAWEKNLTPDRGFSCLVEAYNRKILFDTGAKGGILLNNMKKLDIDPSEIDMVFISHDHWDHTGGLLDVLKKNQGSVYLPNSCKGADKAVNTVRINDALKICENIYSTGELKHIEQSLVVRIGDEVVVIAGCSHPGVREIVGAASRFGNVTTLVGGLHGFNDFDMINDLKKICPTHCTQYIQEIATRYPEKYMLGGAGKIIAL, via the coding sequence ATGAAAATCACTATTATATACGACAATACCGCATGGGAAAAAAATCTTACGCCGGACCGGGGATTTTCCTGCCTTGTTGAAGCATACAACCGGAAGATTCTTTTTGATACAGGCGCAAAAGGCGGGATTCTGCTTAATAACATGAAAAAACTCGATATTGATCCTTCTGAAATAGACATGGTTTTTATATCACATGATCACTGGGACCACACGGGCGGGCTTTTGGATGTTTTGAAAAAAAACCAGGGTAGCGTGTATCTACCGAATTCCTGCAAAGGAGCCGATAAAGCCGTTAACACGGTAAGGATCAATGATGCGCTTAAAATTTGTGAGAATATCTATTCCACAGGCGAGCTTAAACATATTGAGCAATCCCTTGTCGTCCGAATAGGGGATGAAGTGGTTGTTATCGCGGGATGTTCCCATCCGGGGGTGCGGGAAATTGTCGGGGCGGCATCCAGATTCGGCAACGTTACCACACTGGTCGGCGGCCTGCACGGATTCAATGATTTCGACATGATAAATGATCTGAAAAAAATTTGCCCAACCCATTGCACTCAGTATATACAGGAAATCGCGACACGGTATCCTGAAAAATATATGCTCGGCGGCGCGGGAAAAATAATTGCGTTATAG
- a CDS encoding NifB/NifX family molybdenum-iron cluster-binding protein, which produces MKVAVSSTGNDLTSQIDPRFGRCKCFVIVETNDMRFDAFENENAVLSGSAGIQSASFVASQGVKAVLTGNCGPKAAQALSAADIEIYVGQTGTVRDAVEKYKKGFLVSAADGNVSEKFGAGGSGSMQNSGKPVFSRKMGMGGGRGMGMGGGRGMGGGRGMGMGGGKGMGRGIGMPPADREASGDLSKEKELKLLQEQARELKKQMENIESRIKNLK; this is translated from the coding sequence ATGAAAGTCGCTGTAAGCTCCACCGGAAATGATTTAACATCTCAAATTGATCCGCGTTTTGGCAGGTGCAAGTGTTTCGTAATTGTCGAAACAAATGACATGCGCTTTGATGCATTTGAAAATGAAAATGCCGTCCTTTCAGGCAGTGCAGGTATTCAATCTGCCAGTTTTGTGGCTTCTCAGGGAGTCAAAGCAGTGCTGACAGGCAATTGCGGGCCAAAAGCGGCACAGGCGCTTTCTGCAGCAGACATTGAAATTTATGTCGGACAGACCGGAACAGTCCGGGATGCTGTGGAAAAATATAAAAAAGGTTTTTTGGTCTCGGCTGCGGATGGTAATGTTTCTGAAAAATTCGGCGCTGGCGGATCAGGATCAATGCAGAATTCCGGAAAGCCGGTATTTAGCCGAAAAATGGGCATGGGTGGCGGCAGAGGCATGGGTATGGGAGGAGGCAGAGGTATGGGCGGCGGCAGAGGCATGGGTATGGGTGGTGGAAAAGGTATGGGCCGCGGTATCGGCATGCCGCCGGCTGATCGGGAGGCTTCAGGTGATTTATCAAAGGAAAAAGAGTTAAAGCTGCTGCAGGAACAGGCTCGAGAATTGAAAAAACAGATGGAAAATATTGAATCCAGAATCAAAAACCTAAAATAA
- a CDS encoding PilN domain-containing protein: protein MIRINLLPFRVARKKENVRRQISIFLLSFLLITLIMIYYNIRLNSKIQDLNTRTNKITNELTQYNKINDEITSIKTKLELLTKKTEVIKNLGLSREDSVRLLDAMTEMVVEKRMWLNMLETKEKTVNIKGVALDNKTVADFMTCLEDSKLFKKVELKTTKQQKFKESINLKSFEITCES, encoded by the coding sequence ATGATACGAATTAATCTTCTGCCATTTCGTGTTGCACGTAAAAAGGAGAATGTACGACGTCAGATCTCCATTTTTCTGCTGTCTTTTTTATTGATCACTCTGATTATGATCTATTATAATATTAGATTAAACAGCAAGATACAGGATTTGAATACCAGGACAAATAAAATCACAAATGAGCTGACACAATATAATAAGATCAACGATGAAATAACATCTATCAAAACGAAGTTGGAACTGCTGACAAAGAAAACAGAGGTCATTAAAAATCTTGGGCTGAGTCGTGAAGATTCCGTTCGTCTGCTCGATGCCATGACGGAGATGGTTGTTGAAAAACGGATGTGGCTGAACATGCTTGAGACAAAAGAAAAGACCGTCAACATTAAAGGTGTTGCTTTAGACAATAAAACAGTAGCCGATTTTATGACATGTCTTGAGGACTCAAAGCTTTTTAAGAAGGTGGAATTGAAAACCACAAAACAACAAAAATTTAAAGAAAGTATAAATCTCAAAAGTTTTGAAATTACATGCGAAAGCTAA
- a CDS encoding ABC transporter ATP-binding protein: MIELIKVCKSFKGQKVLDNLDLRIEPEMITVIIGGSGGGKSVLLKHIMGLIKPDSGQVLVNGIDTAKLNDKELNEMRKMFGMLFQDAALFDSMTVGENVAFPLKEHTKLSKKEISEIVEEKLLQVGLKNVTHKMPSELSGGMRKRVGLARAIALNPKIVLFDEPTTGLDPIMCESIDDLIINTQLNTKATFVVISHDIGSTFKIAHKVAMLYEGKIIKTGTPEEIRSSNNPVIKRFISREIEKACQT; the protein is encoded by the coding sequence ATGATCGAACTTATAAAAGTATGTAAATCATTTAAAGGCCAAAAGGTTTTAGACAATCTTGATCTCAGGATTGAGCCTGAAATGATTACCGTTATTATCGGCGGGAGTGGCGGAGGCAAAAGTGTTCTTTTAAAACATATTATGGGCCTTATTAAACCTGATTCAGGCCAGGTGCTTGTTAATGGCATTGATACTGCAAAGCTAAACGATAAGGAGCTCAACGAAATGCGAAAAATGTTCGGGATGCTTTTCCAGGACGCAGCGCTTTTTGATTCAATGACGGTTGGAGAAAATGTTGCATTCCCGCTCAAAGAGCATACAAAATTATCTAAAAAGGAAATCAGTGAAATCGTAGAAGAAAAATTATTACAGGTTGGTTTAAAAAATGTAACACACAAGATGCCTTCTGAGCTGTCAGGAGGAATGCGAAAGCGTGTCGGGCTTGCAAGGGCTATCGCGCTTAATCCTAAAATTGTGTTGTTTGACGAACCCACAACCGGTCTTGATCCTATTATGTGCGAAAGCATTGACGACCTTATTATAAATACACAGCTTAACACAAAGGCAACCTTTGTCGTTATTAGTCACGATATCGGATCTACTTTCAAGATTGCGCATAAGGTGGCAATGTTGTATGAAGGAAAGATTATAAAAACAGGAACTCCCGAAGAAATACGATCGTCTAATAATCCTGTTATTAAACGGTTCATTAGCAGGGAAATCGAAAAAGCATGTCAAACTTAA
- a CDS encoding type 4a pilus biogenesis protein PilO: MKKIKISLELFSPVFEKIEKISKKQRMLIYYGSITLLIGAFVYFCCLPKYKTIDKLSQNYDKLEQQFASAKINSIQLGKFRNNMKEAEKDYRLVMKALPEKQEIPALLAGISQAGQVVGLEFILFQPRTEIKKDFYAEIPVSIQVAGNYHNVGLFFDKVASLPRIVNIQEIKMTSLKGSDELITSCSAITYKFIDEAPPEKSAEKKK; encoded by the coding sequence ATGAAAAAGATTAAAATATCATTGGAATTGTTTTCGCCTGTTTTTGAAAAGATCGAAAAAATCTCAAAGAAACAAAGGATGCTGATATATTACGGCAGCATAACGCTTTTGATAGGCGCTTTTGTATATTTTTGTTGTCTCCCCAAATACAAGACAATCGATAAATTAAGCCAGAATTATGATAAGCTTGAGCAACAGTTTGCTTCGGCCAAAATAAATTCAATACAACTGGGAAAATTCCGAAACAATATGAAAGAGGCGGAAAAGGATTACAGGCTTGTAATGAAAGCATTGCCGGAAAAACAGGAGATACCGGCTTTACTGGCAGGCATTTCACAAGCCGGCCAGGTTGTCGGCTTGGAGTTTATCCTGTTTCAGCCAAGAACGGAAATAAAAAAGGATTTTTATGCTGAAATTCCTGTGTCAATTCAGGTGGCAGGCAACTATCACAATGTCGGGCTTTTTTTTGACAAGGTCGCGAGTTTACCAAGAATTGTTAATATACAAGAAATAAAGATGACTTCTCTGAAGGGTAGCGACGAGCTCATCACTTCATGCAGCGCCATCACTTACAAGTTCATCGATGAAGCTCCTCCTGAGAAGTCAGCGGAAAAGAAAAAATAA
- a CDS encoding sigma-54 dependent transcriptional regulator has product METILIVDDEKNYPPILSAVLEEEGFATLTANSGQEALEILNNSDVDLVLTDMKMPSMDGIELLEKIKTKNTDLPVIMMTAYGTVEKAVQAMQKGAYNYILKPFDNETLVVYVNKAVSMYRVVKENIYLRDVVRLKYSFSNIIGKSKAMQDVFEIIRKVAPTNATVLIEGESGTGKELAAKAIHFNSPRRGKPFIAVNCSALAENLLESELFGHEKGSFTGAIAMKKGRFEMADEGTLFLDEIGELSQGLQVKLLRVLQEKVVERVGGVKPLSVNIRIIAATNKQLKEEMNHGRFREDLFYRLNVVNIVLPPLKQRIDDLRLLIDHFIKKYADERGSDTPVKGLDNEVERLFNNYNWPGNVRELENVIERAMIMCSDEIIRVSDLPRDFRNNVDSSMYLDGIPSNAKLYETLALVENNMIKRALKLTNNVQSNAAELLGIGKSGLSKKISRHELLP; this is encoded by the coding sequence ATGGAAACCATTCTAATCGTAGATGATGAAAAAAATTATCCACCCATATTAAGCGCTGTGCTGGAAGAAGAAGGTTTTGCGACCTTAACCGCCAATAGCGGCCAAGAGGCGCTTGAAATTCTGAATAACTCCGATGTTGACCTTGTTTTAACCGATATGAAAATGCCTTCAATGGACGGTATTGAATTGCTTGAAAAGATCAAGACCAAAAACACCGATCTTCCGGTCATAATGATGACTGCTTACGGCACAGTGGAAAAGGCGGTACAGGCAATGCAAAAAGGGGCTTACAACTACATTCTTAAGCCTTTTGATAATGAAACGCTGGTTGTTTATGTGAACAAAGCGGTTTCAATGTACCGCGTAGTCAAAGAAAACATATACCTGCGTGATGTTGTAAGGTTAAAGTACAGTTTCAGCAACATAATCGGCAAAAGCAAGGCAATGCAGGATGTTTTTGAGATAATCCGTAAAGTTGCGCCAACCAATGCGACCGTCCTGATCGAGGGTGAAAGCGGCACAGGAAAAGAGCTGGCGGCAAAAGCCATTCACTTTAACAGCCCAAGGCGTGGCAAACCTTTTATTGCCGTAAACTGCAGCGCCCTTGCTGAAAATCTTCTTGAAAGCGAACTTTTCGGCCACGAAAAAGGGTCATTTACCGGTGCCATAGCCATGAAAAAGGGGCGGTTTGAAATGGCTGATGAGGGGACACTGTTTCTGGATGAAATAGGCGAGCTTTCACAAGGTCTCCAGGTAAAACTATTACGGGTTCTTCAGGAAAAGGTTGTTGAAAGGGTCGGCGGAGTTAAGCCGCTTTCCGTCAATATCCGTATTATTGCCGCCACGAACAAACAGTTAAAGGAAGAGATGAATCATGGCCGCTTCAGGGAGGACCTGTTTTACAGATTGAATGTAGTAAATATTGTCCTGCCGCCCCTGAAACAACGTATAGATGATCTCCGGCTTTTAATTGATCACTTTATAAAAAAATATGCTGATGAACGCGGTTCAGATACTCCTGTTAAGGGTCTTGACAATGAAGTTGAACGTCTTTTTAACAATTACAACTGGCCCGGAAATGTTCGGGAGCTGGAGAATGTTATTGAGAGGGCGATGATTATGTGTTCTGATGAAATCATCAGGGTGTCCGATCTTCCCAGGGATTTCAGGAACAATGTTGACAGTTCAATGTATCTTGACGGAATACCCAGCAATGCAAAATTATATGAGACTCTTGCTCTGGTTGAAAACAATATGATCAAAAGGGCTTTGAAGCTCACAAATAATGTTCAGTCCAATGCTGCTGAACTTTTAGGCATCGGCAAAAGCGGCCTGAGCAAAAAAATAAGCAGACACGAACTATTACCCTAA
- a CDS encoding helix-turn-helix transcriptional regulator, which yields MSKNSLKEIRESLMMSKSELAREANISPITIARIEKGMKCRMETKRKILLALGFGLSDKKKIFSS from the coding sequence ATGAGTAAGAATTCATTAAAAGAAATTAGAGAATCTCTTATGATGAGCAAATCCGAACTTGCCAGGGAAGCAAATATTTCGCCGATTACTATTGCTCGCATAGAAAAAGGCATGAAGTGTAGAATGGAAACTAAACGAAAAATTCTTTTAGCGCTGGGTTTTGGGCTTTCAGATAAAAAGAAGATATTTAGTAGTTAA
- a CDS encoding MlaD family protein, with amino-acid sequence MSNLTVEAKVGVFVVAGILILTYMSMRVGGVSFKRAKGYDVNVYFDSATGLAEDVQVEIAGVEVGRVRKISLENGKALVALRINSNVRLTRDVEAVIRTKGILGDKYIELVQGSPSAPQLKEGDRIVKTVPTTDMDTLMITLGDVAKNINRLTNSLANVVGGEKGEASLNSIVENIKEMVETLNKTVQENNHDVTNIIANLSKFSGTLNKIGDTNREDIRGIISNVRKASEKMEVLFADINEITSKINQGKGSIGKLVNEDETVENINTSLVSINDYLQKQDEYKTYLDYRGEYLFDSNEVKSYLSLRIQPREDKYYLLQVLDDPSGKEEIKDTTTNGNTTRTVENDKDALKFSAQIAKRYYDIGLRGGLFESTGGVGLDYYLFSDCLTLSLEAFDFDPDRNAHLKFKADYKPFKHIYITSGFDDFISDEGKESFFIGAGISFADDDIKSILSDIPIPK; translated from the coding sequence ATGTCAAACTTAACTGTTGAAGCAAAAGTAGGTGTTTTTGTAGTAGCCGGAATTCTCATCCTGACATATATGTCAATGCGGGTTGGAGGAGTGAGCTTTAAAAGAGCAAAGGGATATGATGTTAATGTATATTTTGACTCTGCAACAGGTCTTGCAGAGGATGTTCAGGTAGAAATTGCCGGCGTGGAGGTCGGCAGGGTTCGCAAGATTTCTCTGGAAAACGGAAAAGCGCTGGTTGCTTTAAGAATTAATTCCAATGTAAGGCTGACAAGGGATGTAGAGGCTGTTATCAGGACCAAGGGTATTCTTGGCGATAAATATATTGAACTTGTCCAGGGATCTCCTTCCGCTCCCCAGCTAAAAGAGGGTGACAGGATCGTCAAAACAGTCCCAACAACGGACATGGATACCCTTATGATTACCCTGGGAGATGTGGCAAAAAATATCAACAGGCTGACAAATTCCCTGGCAAATGTTGTCGGCGGCGAAAAGGGGGAGGCTTCACTTAACTCTATCGTTGAAAATATTAAAGAAATGGTTGAAACCTTAAATAAAACCGTTCAGGAAAACAATCATGATGTCACAAACATAATTGCCAATCTGTCCAAGTTTTCAGGAACATTAAACAAAATAGGAGATACTAACAGGGAGGATATCCGCGGTATAATATCTAATGTGCGCAAGGCCTCCGAAAAAATGGAGGTGCTGTTCGCCGACATTAACGAGATTACGTCCAAGATTAATCAGGGCAAAGGAAGCATCGGAAAGCTGGTAAACGAGGATGAAACAGTAGAAAATATTAATACCTCTCTCGTCAGCATAAACGATTATCTCCAGAAACAGGACGAATATAAAACATATCTTGATTATAGAGGAGAATATCTTTTTGACAGTAATGAAGTTAAATCTTATCTTTCGCTTCGCATTCAACCCAGGGAGGATAAATATTATCTGCTTCAGGTATTGGACGATCCAAGCGGAAAGGAAGAGATAAAAGATACCACAACAAACGGAAATACTACACGTACAGTGGAAAACGACAAGGATGCACTCAAATTTTCAGCACAGATAGCAAAACGATATTATGACATCGGATTGCGCGGCGGTCTTTTCGAATCTACCGGTGGTGTCGGCCTTGATTACTATCTCTTCAGTGACTGCTTGACCCTTTCACTCGAAGCCTTTGATTTTGATCCGGACAGAAACGCACACCTGAAATTCAAAGCCGACTATAAACCGTTTAAACACATCTATATAACCTCGGGATTTGACGATTTTATAAGTGACGAAGGAAAAGAATCCTTTTTTATCGGAGCTGGAATCAGCTTTGCGGATGATGATATTAAAAGTATTTTATCAGACATCCCGATTCCTAAGTAA
- the pilM gene encoding type IV pilus assembly protein PilM, translated as MLFRKTSNLVGLDIGSRVLKASEIVETKSGHSLQHFGMLDMAYGAIEEGVIKDADKVAASIRKLFNENDFKTQDVAISIGGLSVIVKKISVQTMTEDQLQKSINSEAEQYIPFAISDVNLDYQILGEAENNPNQMDVLLVAVKKEVVDSYVNLIEMAGLNPCVIDIDAFALQNIFELNYALEDEGIALIDIGASKTSLNILKGNSFLFTRDVTLGCSMINRKIVSLIDCSYEEAEQLKYGEQPDRISPDDVKEIILSVVDDWCDEIRHALDFFYSAYPDNKIKRIMLSGGGSYIKEFRELLAVETLSEVEIINPFKNIQINKKSLDISYLERIAPQAAISMGLAIRKIDDK; from the coding sequence ATGTTATTCAGAAAAACATCAAATCTTGTTGGCTTAGACATAGGTTCCAGGGTTTTAAAAGCCAGTGAAATTGTAGAAACAAAAAGCGGGCACAGCCTGCAGCATTTCGGGATGCTGGATATGGCCTACGGCGCTATCGAAGAAGGGGTTATTAAGGATGCCGACAAGGTTGCAGCTTCAATTCGCAAACTCTTTAACGAAAATGATTTTAAGACGCAGGATGTCGCCATATCAATCGGGGGACTTTCTGTAATTGTAAAAAAGATCAGCGTTCAAACAATGACGGAAGATCAACTTCAGAAATCTATTAATTCTGAGGCAGAGCAGTATATTCCGTTTGCTATAAGCGATGTTAATCTTGATTACCAGATACTTGGAGAGGCTGAAAACAACCCGAATCAGATGGACGTGCTTCTTGTTGCAGTCAAAAAGGAGGTTGTCGACAGTTATGTCAATCTTATAGAGATGGCCGGGCTTAATCCCTGTGTGATAGATATTGATGCTTTTGCACTGCAAAATATCTTTGAACTGAATTATGCTTTGGAAGATGAAGGCATAGCTCTTATTGATATCGGCGCAAGTAAGACCTCGTTGAATATACTGAAGGGTAATTCTTTCTTATTCACTAGAGACGTGACACTTGGATGTAGTATGATAAACAGGAAAATCGTTTCACTTATTGATTGTTCCTACGAGGAGGCCGAACAGCTTAAATACGGCGAACAGCCGGACAGAATTTCGCCTGATGATGTAAAAGAAATTATTTTATCGGTGGTAGATGACTGGTGCGATGAAATAAGGCACGCGCTTGACTTTTTTTATTCCGCATACCCTGATAATAAGATAAAAAGGATTATGCTGAGCGGTGGAGGATCTTATATTAAGGAATTTCGCGAACTTCTGGCCGTAGAAACATTATCTGAAGTGGAAATAATTAATCCCTTTAAAAATATTCAAATAAATAAAAAAAGTCTTGATATTTCATACCTTGAACGAATAGCCCCTCAGGCCGCCATCAGCATGGGCCTGGCAATTAGAAAAATTGATGACAAATGA
- a CDS encoding iron-sulfur cluster assembly scaffold protein has translation MGDHFDAFVETLQEQIFDETKEAFGEAGFQRWRNPLYKGKLENPDAHGRITGSCGDTMEIYLKFKNDRVSEASYLTDGCGSSTVCGSFTAEMAIGKNPDELSEITGEIVLQKIGKFPKEDEHCALLAAETLQEALHSYLIKDNIPGEK, from the coding sequence ATGGGCGACCATTTTGATGCTTTTGTAGAAACTCTGCAGGAGCAGATATTTGATGAAACGAAAGAAGCCTTCGGGGAAGCAGGTTTTCAGCGCTGGCGCAATCCTCTCTACAAAGGAAAGCTGGAAAATCCTGATGCGCATGGGCGTATTACGGGTAGCTGCGGTGACACAATGGAAATTTACCTGAAATTTAAAAATGACCGTGTAAGTGAAGCATCATATCTCACTGATGGCTGTGGTTCAAGCACGGTATGCGGTTCTTTTACAGCAGAGATGGCAATCGGGAAAAATCCTGATGAACTTTCTGAAATCACCGGTGAAATTGTATTACAAAAAATCGGCAAATTTCCAAAAGAGGATGAGCACTGCGCCTTGCTTGCCGCAGAGACACTCCAGGAAGCGTTGCACAGCTATTTAATTAAAGACAATATACCGGGCGAAAAATGA
- a CDS encoding ABC transporter permease, with the protein MIRLLERVGRPFLIAVEESGRIILLLISAITWMLRPPFRFRLIFKQMEFVGVNSIFVVLITGIFTGMVFALQSYYGFKMFGGESLVGATVALGLTRELGPVFTALMVTGRVGSAMTAELGTMKVTEQIDALHSMSVNPIHYLVMPRIVAAIFMLPVLTIVSDFVGILGGYFVGVEMLKINSGIFIAKIVEFVDLEDIFNGLIKAACFGLILSLIGCYKGIRTTGGAEGVGKATTQSVVLSSVTIFISDYFLTSFMF; encoded by the coding sequence ATGATACGCTTACTTGAACGTGTGGGAAGACCCTTTCTAATTGCTGTTGAAGAATCCGGCAGGATTATACTGCTTTTAATTTCCGCAATCACCTGGATGTTGCGCCCGCCGTTTCGTTTCCGGCTTATTTTTAAGCAGATGGAGTTTGTTGGAGTCAACTCGATCTTTGTTGTGTTGATAACAGGAATATTTACCGGCATGGTGTTTGCCCTTCAATCGTATTATGGTTTCAAAATGTTCGGGGGTGAAAGCCTGGTCGGCGCAACCGTTGCGTTGGGTCTGACGCGGGAATTAGGGCCTGTTTTTACCGCCTTAATGGTTACGGGACGCGTAGGTTCGGCAATGACCGCCGAACTCGGAACCATGAAGGTTACAGAGCAGATTGATGCTTTGCATAGCATGTCTGTCAACCCGATTCACTATCTTGTGATGCCGCGCATAGTTGCCGCAATATTTATGCTGCCTGTTTTGACAATAGTATCCGATTTTGTCGGCATTCTCGGCGGCTATTTTGTCGGCGTAGAGATGCTGAAAATCAATTCCGGAATTTTTATAGCTAAAATTGTTGAATTTGTTGATCTTGAAGATATTTTTAACGGTCTTATCAAAGCTGCATGTTTTGGGCTGATACTTTCCCTGATAGGATGTTATAAAGGAATTCGTACAACCGGCGGAGCCGAAGGGGTTGGTAAGGCAACCACCCAGTCGGTCGTCCTGTCATCGGTAACAATCTTTATTAGCGATTATTTTCTTACGTCATTTATGTTCTAA
- a CDS encoding NifB/NifX family molybdenum-iron cluster-binding protein, which produces MKIAVTSKGTDIDSQIDPRFGRAEYILIVNTISLEVEVLNNSENVNAFKGAGIQAAAMVSDKAEVLLTGFCGPNAFKTLEAAGVKVANNVSGTVRDAVKAFNEGKVSFADGANVEGQS; this is translated from the coding sequence ATGAAAATAGCTGTTACATCAAAAGGAACAGATATTGATTCACAGATTGACCCCAGATTCGGGCGCGCTGAGTATATTCTTATAGTAAACACAATCAGTCTTGAGGTTGAAGTGTTGAATAATTCAGAGAATGTAAACGCGTTTAAAGGCGCCGGGATTCAGGCTGCCGCCATGGTAAGCGACAAAGCAGAGGTTTTGCTTACAGGTTTCTGCGGCCCTAATGCGTTTAAGACGCTTGAGGCTGCAGGGGTAAAGGTGGCAAATAATGTCAGTGGTACGGTTAGAGATGCTGTAAAAGCCTTTAATGAAGGTAAAGTGTCCTTTGCTGACGGCGCTAATGTCGAAGGGCAATCCTAA
- a CDS encoding ATP-binding protein, translating to MISKPSDEKVKPFKLVKYFTFTSLILTFSGILILAGLNNHWSRMMQIKKSEDYAKLLVANLNHQVYMKFYLPLSITHQKVIRLSEEKYYKRMDMIVKSTLHSFNVEKVNIYDKNNTIIYSYDQKLIGSENVGDKGYISALSDASTSKLIQRGNFFQILFGFPQDVKLITFAPLRTEEPLPTLKRQVFGVFEIVQDISEDFKTIFRFQILAIITIALIMGALFLALFFVVKRGEAIIENRALERLRLKEQLTKARHLSSLGEMVAGVSHEIRNPLGIIRSSADLLKKKMNHFDPSSTIPDIILEESDRLNNIITDFLNFAKPKMPNLVPCHVEEVLDRNITFLEPQIKKQGYIIKKHYDNNLPKIMADSAMLYQAFLNILINSMQAMPGGGEIDIQLTSKDDSVTITFEDQGEGMPEDVMEKIWEPFFTTKEKGTGLGLGIVKNIIEMHEGSIRIDNKPAHGACVRIELPVHSAI from the coding sequence ATGATTTCCAAACCTTCAGATGAAAAAGTCAAACCATTCAAACTGGTAAAGTATTTCACCTTTACAAGCCTGATATTAACCTTTTCAGGGATACTGATTTTAGCTGGTCTCAACAATCACTGGTCAAGAATGATGCAGATCAAGAAGAGTGAAGACTATGCCAAGCTTCTTGTAGCAAATCTTAATCATCAGGTTTATATGAAATTTTACCTTCCTCTTTCCATAACACACCAGAAGGTAATCCGGCTCAGCGAAGAAAAATATTATAAAAGAATGGATATGATCGTCAAAAGCACTTTACATAGCTTCAATGTAGAAAAGGTAAATATTTATGATAAGAATAACACAATTATTTACAGTTATGATCAAAAACTGATAGGTTCCGAGAATGTCGGAGACAAAGGGTATATAAGCGCTCTTTCAGACGCATCAACATCAAAACTGATTCAAAGAGGCAACTTTTTTCAGATCCTGTTTGGATTTCCCCAAGATGTTAAATTGATTACATTTGCTCCATTACGCACGGAAGAGCCTTTGCCGACGTTAAAAAGACAGGTTTTTGGTGTTTTTGAAATCGTTCAAGACATATCAGAAGATTTTAAAACAATTTTTCGATTTCAGATACTTGCTATTATCACGATTGCCCTGATTATGGGCGCTCTTTTTTTGGCCCTTTTCTTTGTAGTCAAGAGGGGAGAGGCAATTATTGAAAACAGAGCCCTGGAAAGGCTGCGGCTTAAGGAGCAATTAACTAAAGCGAGACATCTGTCTTCGCTGGGAGAGATGGTAGCGGGTGTATCCCATGAAATCCGGAATCCATTAGGGATCATCAGGAGTTCAGCCGATCTTCTAAAGAAAAAAATGAACCATTTTGATCCTTCAAGCACTATTCCGGATATAATTTTAGAAGAATCGGATCGACTGAATAATATAATAACAGATTTTTTAAATTTTGCGAAACCTAAAATGCCGAATCTTGTACCGTGCCATGTTGAAGAAGTGCTTGACAGAAATATTACCTTTCTTGAGCCACAGATAAAAAAACAGGGCTATATAATTAAGAAGCATTATGATAATAATCTCCCGAAAATAATGGCCGATTCCGCCATGTTATATCAGGCATTCCTTAACATATTGATAAACTCCATGCAGGCCATGCCGGGTGGCGGGGAAATAGATATTCAGCTTACTTCAAAGGATGACTCAGTAACAATTACTTTTGAAGATCAAGGGGAAGGTATGCCGGAAGATGTTATGGAAAAGATATGGGAACCTTTTTTTACTACAAAGGAAAAGGGGACGGGCCTGGGCCTGGGCATTGTAAAAAACATCATCGAAATGCATGAAGGAAGCATCCGGATTGACAACAAACCTGCTCATGGAGCCTGTGTTAGAATTGAATTGCCGGTTCACAGTGCAATATGA